The following proteins are co-located in the Silene latifolia isolate original U9 population chromosome 1, ASM4854445v1, whole genome shotgun sequence genome:
- the LOC141650236 gene encoding protein FAR1-RELATED SEQUENCE 5-like: protein MVVVPFTGVDNHKGCVTFATGLIRNENAESFSWLFQNFVTAMGDRYPITIITDQCRGIKKAVKGVFGDKTRHRLCMWHIMKKLPDKVGPSISQDTTFLKEMNSVVWDVETTPEDFESKWNSIISSYELCDNKWLKKMFKHRALWIHAYIRDIFGRDFAHNIKVRV, encoded by the coding sequence atggtgGTTGTCCCTTTCACGGGTGTTGATAACCATAAAGGTTGCGTTACTTTTGCAACGGGTTTGATACGAAACGAAAATGCAGAATCATTTTCGTGGTTGTTTCAAAATTTTGTAACGGCTATGGGTGATCGCTATCCTATTACTATAATAACTGATCAATGTAGAGGCATCAAAAAAGCTGTTAAAGGTGTGTTTGGTGACAAAACACGCCACCGACTgtgtatgtggcatataatgaagaaGTTGCCTGACAAGGTTGGTCCATCGATTTCCCAAGACACAACTTTTTTGAAGGAAATGAACTCAGTTGTTtgggatgtagaaaccactcCAGAAGATTTTGAATCGAAATGGAATTCGATAATTTCCTCATATGAGCTTTGTGATAACAAGTGGTTGAAGAAAATGTTTAAGCACCGTGCTCTTTGGATTCATGCTTACATTAGAGACATATTTGGGCGGGATTTTGCGCACAACATCAAGGTCAGAGTCTGA
- the LOC141650220 gene encoding uncharacterized protein LOC141650220 produces the protein MDAQRWKYSKVMADDKNCYPKLTTPLLLEKQASEFYTIVIFYIFQVEVQAACYTCGHLPSPNATGENDHISIIDREKDKYILWVLKDRGFDHIPKEYLALRWSKSATSHPLSNVVGKSVLADCVSIESRQNNISELWSKIFNAVSLVEDNEEHSDALFQLLRSFNEKLIISVKSGKSKDKKAEIEMLLGSKIPTEVTILPPEKCKNKGSGKRITSNKEKAVLENAKPLRKCRACGDMSNHDSRNCPSRLP, from the exons ATGGATGCTCAGAGATGGAAATATTCTAAGGTAATGGCTGATGATAAGAACtgttatccaaaattgacaacCCCTCTCCTTTTAGAAAAGCAAGCTTCTGAATTTTACACAATcgttatattttatattttccaagtAGAAGTCCAAGCAGCATGTTATACTTGTGGCCATTTACCATCACCAAACGCAACTGGTGAGAATGATCATATTTCAATAATTGATCGTGAGAAAGACAA GTACATTTTATGGGTGTTGAAAGACAGGGGATTTGATCATATACCTAAAGAGTATTTAGCACTTAGATGGAGCAAATCTGCAACCTCCCACCCTCTTTCTAATGTTGTTGGAAAATCTGTCCTAGCTGATTGTGTGTCAATCGAAAGCCGCCAGAACAATATAAGTGAATTATGGTCGAAGATATTTAATGCAGTCTCACTTGTTGAGGATAATGAGGAACATTCTGATGCGCTATTTCAATTGCTCCGGAGTTTCAACGAAAAGTTGATTATTTCAGTTAAGTCGGGCAAGTCAAAAGATAAGAAAGCTGAGATTGAGATGCTTCTGGGGTCAAAAATTCCAACTGAAGTTACTATTCTACCACCAGAGAAGTGCAAGAATAAGGGATCGGGAAAGAGGATAACATCAAACAAGGAAAAGGCAGTCTTGGAAAATGCAAAGCCTCTGAGGAAATGTCGTGCTTGCGGTGATATGAGTAACCATGATAGTAGAAATTGCCCTAGTCGACTCCCTTGA